One segment of Oreochromis niloticus isolate F11D_XX linkage group LG8, O_niloticus_UMD_NMBU, whole genome shotgun sequence DNA contains the following:
- the LOC102080227 gene encoding serine-rich coiled-coil domain-containing protein 2 isoform X4, producing the protein MSAPHLVDPPAMPTMVSRLPKFGSRPRSQTAPAATAAISTSTAAAGAGTRLTNGFYHHPGPSGGNGALTAPPSSAKQNGFIRVPSSISVKLKKENGAMEDGGGDGEREWSRGKGGRSRSSLQQFYSQRDAKKAASAGKGRGFGQPVASSSSPSPQSSPSTVPASKIRSNKLSPSGPTNGAKHALNGVSGPKPRPGSSSSLRQPQSFLSRAGGSGPGSRAGSPFQKKTPANRSYSSDSLGSAVSVRLTEDDRFRSRSLTQVRRQPSPTLTPSSACFSSLPQSPSTSRAPPKGSLLKPPVSSQAGRGGASFSSAASARSGVPSLLPPSALKKPLLPSLGPTSRPSGISYKMSRPSLIKQSRPLRATTANQCVGDQGLSRRKDSVETPSTTENSPENTPEAPDAEELPAEPASQGEVSILGETLEDMSLSSTSSLDRNDTSQEYMDDFDNLGNGGVGILLLSSKNEEDDSGLDQSCARFDDDKVVTNCVTKATGLCFLDDGIDWSSVRLPGERGDHQLTQISRRRRSSQPDYHEQGGSSLDLSPSDSCGSGGTYMWDEEGLEPLGGAATTASIHTSSNTTHHIGSFDSDLNSIDILNNLDSCDLADDDLMLDADFPEDGSLHSDGDGLSHMAQWRRRQLCWGTQDVHNDNESLSDFQSYKLTEDPGNKRTDSNRDGELVLDLCPPTSSTSPSPGTPSLGLDVEELAEDCSAVRCQLEYLQRLLLQEDDGDDDTLTTDTLSPEANDSSRSSDSQVQALLQEVQQLREELRSRDRTIAQLTQQLTVPTVTTRCRCHETTAKMDQHTQTSVTERESVGWTPWRERMAFPPVPFLSPPWQYQRSRPYRGKPRPSIPSHLARKRVENLVLYFSDTACHRYFTPPIRKTRSH; encoded by the exons ATGTCAGCCCCTCATCTTGTCGACCCTCCCGCCATGCCAACCATGGTCTCTAGGTTGCCCAAGTTTGGTTCTCGGCCCAGATCTCAGACGGCTCCCGCCGCTACCGCCGCCATCAGCACtagcactgctgctgctggcgcCGGCACCCGCCTCACCAATGGGTTCTACCACCACCCTGGACCATCGGGGGGCAACGGCGCCTTGACGGCGCCCCCGTCCTCGGCTAAACAGAATGGATTTATCCGAGTGCCGAGTTCGATTTCTGTGAAATTGAAGAAAGAAAATGGAGCGATGGAGGACGGCGGCGGTGATGGGGAGAGGGAGTGGAGCCGGGGGAAGGGTGGGCGGAGTCGCAGCAGCCTCCAGCAGTTTTACTCCCAGCGTGACGCCAAAAAAGCAGCCTCTGCGGGAAAGGGGCGTGGCTTTGGTCAGCCTGtggcatcatcatcatcgccgTCTCCACAGTCCAGCCCCAGCACGGTTCCTGCTTCCAAAATCAGATCCAACAAACTGAGTCCATCAGGGCCGACCAACGGCGCCAAACACGCCCTCAACGGCGTTTCGGGGCCCAAACCGCGGCCCGGATCCAGCAGCTCTCTGAGACAGCCTCAGAGTTTCCTGTCTCGTGCCGGCGGTTCTGGTCCTGGATCTCGAGCTGGTTCCCCGTTCCAGAAGAAGACTCCGGCCAACCGCTCGTACTCCAGCGACAGCCTCGGCTCCGCTGTCTCCGTCCGGCTCACTGAAGATGATCGCTTTCGCTCACGGAGCCTCACCCAGGTCCGACGGCAGccctcccccaccctcacccCTTCCTCCGCCTGCTTCTCGTCCCTCCCTCAGTCCCCCTCCACCAGCAGGGCTCCACCTAAAGGCAGCCTGCTGAAACCACCTGTTAGCAGCCAGGCAGGTAGAGGCGGAGCCAGTTTTAGTTCTGCTGCTTCAGCGAGGTCGGGGGTCCCCTCCCTCCTGCCTCCGTCTGCCTTAAAGAAACCCCTCCTACCCAGCCTGGGCCCCACCTCCAGGCCCAGTGGCATCAGCTACAAGATGTCACGCCCGTCACTCATCAAGCAGTCCCGCCCACTGCGTGCAACGACGGCCAATCAGTGTGTAGGCGATCAAGGACTGAGCAGACGGAAGGACTCTGTAGAGACGCCTTCGACGACAGAAAACAGCCCAG aaaacaCTCCAGAGGCTCCGGACGCAGAGGAGCTGCCGGCGGAGCCTGCATCCCAGGGAGAGGTGTCGATTTTAGGGGAGACGCTGGAGGACATGTCCCTGTCTTCCACCTCCTCTCTGGATAGAAACGACACCAGTCAGGAGTACATGGACGACTTTGACAACCTCG GAAATGGAGGCGTCGGCATCCTGCTGCTCTCCTCCAAAAATGAGGAGGACGACTCTGGGCTCGACCAATCGTGCGCCAGGTTTGATGACGACAAGGTGGTCACTAACTGTGTCACCAAGGCGACCGGGCTGTGTTTTCTGGATGATGGTATCGACTGGAGCAGCGTGAGACTCCCAG GTGAACGAGGAGACCATCAGCTGACCCAAATCTCCCGCCGGAGACGGTCCAGTCAGCCGGACTACCACGAGCAG GGCGGCTCGTCCCTGGACCTGTCCCCCTCCGACAGCTGTGGGTCCGGGGGCACCTACATGTGGGACGAGGAGGGTCTGGAGCCCCTGGGGGGCGCCGCCACGACCGCGTCCATCCACACCAGCAGCAACACCACCCACCACATCGGCAGCTTCGACTCCGACCTCAACAGCATC GACATCCTGAACAACCTGGACTCGTGCGATCTGGCTGATGATGATCTCATGCTGGACGCAGACTTCCCAGAAGATGGCTCTCTGCACAGCG ACGGAGACGGGCTGTCCCACATGGCTCAGTGGAGGAGGAGGCAGCTCTGCTGGGGGACGCAGGACGTCCACAACGACAACGAAAG CCTCAGTGATTTTCAGAGCTACAAGCTCACCGAGGATCCTGGGAATAAGAGGACGGACTCAAACAGGGACGGCGAGCTCGTCCTGGACCTCTGTCCTCCTACGAG CTCCACCTCCCCGTCTCCTGGTACTCCCAGTCTGGGTCTGGATGTGGAGGAGCTGGCTGAAGACTGCTCGGCTGTCAGGTGTCAGCTGGAGTACCTGCAGAGGTTACTGCTGCAG GAGGACGACGGCGATGACGACACTCTGACCACAGACACTCTGAGTCCCGAGGCCAACGACTCTTCGCGTAGCTCCGACTCACAG gtCCAGGCTCTCCTGCAGGAGGTGCAGCAGCTCAGAGAGGAGCTGCGGAGCCGCGACCGAACCATCGCACAGCTCACCCAGCAGCTG actgTTCCCACGGTGACCACCAGGTGTCGCTGCCATGAGACGACGGCAAAGATGGATCAGCACACGCAGACGAGtgtgacggagagagagagtgtgggCTGGACGCCATGGAGAGAGCGCATG GCTTTTCCTCCTGTTCCTTTCCTCTCTCCGCCCTGGCAGTATCAGCGCTCCAGGCCTTACAGGGGGAAGCCCAGGCCCAGCATCCCCTCCCACCTCGCGAGAAAAC GAGTGGAAAATCTAGTGCTTTACTTCAGTGACACAGCGTG CCACAGATACTTCACTCCTCCAATCAGGAAGACCAGGAGCCACTGA